In Ascaphus truei isolate aAscTru1 unplaced genomic scaffold, aAscTru1.hap1 HAP1_SCAFFOLD_1812, whole genome shotgun sequence, the following proteins share a genomic window:
- the LOC142476963 gene encoding uncharacterized protein LOC142476963 has protein sequence MEKMRTEQSCNIPINMTENASFNQSSQLINNVTASHFKIYILAAASGKDLGESRKSLTWLSDQNAQKRTETRERPHVCGECGKGFSFLYNLNTHKRTHTGERPYVSGKCGKGFSDLSSLRKHKRTHTGEKSHVCGECGKGFSLLSTLNTHKRTHTGERPYVCGECGKGFSLLSSLNTHTRTHTGEKPHVCGECGKGFSHSSRLNTHKWTHTGERPHVCGECGKGFSDLSHLNTHTRTHTGEKPHVCGECGKGFSELSHLNIHKRTHTGERPHVCGECGKGFRQLSHLDIHKRTHTGERPHVCGECGKGFSDLSPLIRHKRTHTGERPYVCGVCGKGFSRLSHLDIHKRTHTGERPHVCGECGKGFSVLYNLNTHKKTHTGERPCVCGECGKGFNDLSSLRKHKRTHTSERPISKARLV, from the coding sequence atggaaaagatgaggacagaacaatcttgcaacattccaataaatatgacagaaaatgcatctttcaaccagtcaagtcaattaataaacaatgtaactgcttctcatttcaaaatatatatattagcagctgcctcaggaaaagatcttggagaaagtaGGAAGAGTCTGACatggttatcagaccagaacgCACAGAAGAGaacagagaccagagagagaccgcatgtatgtggggaatgtgggaagggattcagTTTCTTAtacaacctgaacacacacaagaggacacacacaggggagagaccttaTGTATCTGggaaatgtgggaagggatttagtgacttatccagcctgaggaaacacaagaggacacacacaggggagaaatcgcatgtatgtggggagtgTGGGAAGGGATTCAGTTTGTTATCcaccctgaacacacacaagaggacacacacaggggagagaccttaTGTATGTGGGGAGTGTGGGAAGGGATTCAGTTTGTTATCCAGTTTgaacacacacacgaggacacacacaggggagaaaccgcatgtatgtggggaatgtgggaagggatttagtcattcATCCAGGCTGAACACACACAAGTGGACACACACTGGGGAGAGACCTCATGTATGTGGGgagtgtgggaagggatttagtgatttatcccacctgaacacacacacgaggacacacacaggggagaaaccgcatgtatgtggggaatgtgggaagggatttagtgaattATCCCACCTGAatatacacaagaggacacacacaggagagagaccgcatgtatgtggggaatgtgggaagggatttagacaGTTATCCCACTtggacatacacaagaggacacacacaggggagagaccgcatgtatgtggggaatgtgggaagggatttagtgacttatcccctctgatcagacacaagaggacacacacaggggagagaccgtatgtatgtggggtatgtgggaagggatttagtcggttatcccacctggacatacacaagaggacacacacaggggagagaccgcatgtatgtggggaatgtgggaagggatttagtgttttatacaacctgaacacacacaagaagacacacacaggggagagaccgtgtgtatgtggggaatgtgggaagggatttaatgacttatccagcctgaggaaacacaagaggacacacacaagtGAGAGACCTATCTCTAAAGCCAGGCTTGTTTAG